A portion of the Vicinamibacteria bacterium genome contains these proteins:
- a CDS encoding oligopeptide transporter, OPT family, whose amino-acid sequence MDAQGSKSLPANAHTLLSPGEVYRPAVPASAPLPETTARSVGWGLLLCVIFTIASAYSGLKVGQVMEAAIPISILAIGLARAYSRRSSMLENVIITGIGGVAGGVVAGAIFTLPALYMLNLDPHPAQTIFICMAGGCLGVLFLIPLRRYFVREMHGQLPYPEATAITEVLVTGEKGGSQARLLLEATAIAGVYDFFVGTFQVWREFVDFQFIPAVRALAERARVVFNFDAVAFILGLGYVMGLRSSMVLCAGGFLSNFVLVPLIWMMGRSFPAVAVYPATLPIASMTAAQIFRAYVRYMGVGAIATAGIFGILKSLRVVIGSFAIAGRAFRHGEGEVRERTDRDIPVTSLLVGVILSALAAGVFYLSLGVALGVVALGLALTLVFCFFFTSVAANAIATTARNPVSGMTMLTIIVSSVVLLRFGLSGTTGMFFVMALAGIVCTALSVSGQAITDLKTGYWLGSTPAAQEKLKFLGVVASAIAVGLTIVLLARAFQFGEAIPGDARVVLPSPQAAIMKSLVEGFMSRQPVAYLLFGSGAMIALVMEMLGAPALIFALGMYLPLELNTPALVGGFLAHFLNRRAEATPGPHGQSIRERGVVIASGLMAGGALGGVFGAALRLFPWYAEDGIKTPFYDHVAVAQSLSALMFAALCAYIWFNSLREPKDA is encoded by the coding sequence ATGGACGCTCAGGGGTCCAAGTCGCTTCCCGCCAACGCCCACACCCTCCTTTCCCCGGGCGAGGTCTACCGGCCGGCGGTGCCCGCCTCCGCTCCGCTCCCGGAGACCACCGCCCGCTCCGTGGGCTGGGGCCTCTTGCTCTGCGTGATCTTCACCATCGCCTCCGCCTACTCCGGATTGAAGGTGGGGCAGGTGATGGAGGCCGCCATCCCCATCTCCATCCTGGCCATCGGACTCGCCCGCGCCTACTCACGACGTTCGAGCATGCTCGAGAACGTGATCATCACCGGCATCGGGGGGGTGGCGGGGGGGGTAGTGGCGGGCGCCATCTTCACCCTCCCCGCCCTCTACATGCTGAACCTGGACCCCCACCCCGCGCAGACCATCTTCATCTGTATGGCCGGGGGTTGCCTGGGCGTGCTCTTCCTGATCCCCCTCCGCCGCTACTTCGTCCGGGAAATGCACGGGCAGCTGCCCTACCCCGAGGCCACCGCGATCACCGAGGTCCTGGTCACGGGGGAGAAGGGGGGATCGCAGGCGCGGCTGCTCCTCGAGGCCACCGCCATCGCCGGGGTTTATGACTTCTTCGTGGGCACCTTCCAGGTGTGGCGGGAGTTCGTGGACTTCCAGTTCATCCCCGCGGTGAGAGCGCTGGCGGAGCGCGCCCGCGTGGTCTTCAACTTCGACGCCGTGGCCTTCATCCTCGGGCTCGGCTACGTCATGGGCCTCCGCTCCTCGATGGTCCTCTGCGCGGGCGGCTTTCTCTCCAACTTCGTGCTCGTCCCCCTCATCTGGATGATGGGCCGCTCCTTCCCCGCGGTCGCGGTCTACCCGGCCACGCTCCCGATCGCGAGCATGACCGCGGCCCAGATCTTCCGCGCCTACGTCCGCTACATGGGCGTGGGCGCCATCGCCACGGCCGGGATCTTCGGCATCCTCAAGTCCTTGCGGGTCGTGATCGGGTCTTTCGCCATCGCCGGACGCGCCTTCCGCCACGGCGAGGGGGAGGTCCGGGAGCGCACCGACCGCGACATCCCGGTGACCTCGCTCCTGGTGGGCGTGATCCTGAGCGCGCTCGCGGCGGGGGTCTTCTACCTGAGCCTGGGGGTGGCCTTGGGGGTGGTGGCCCTGGGCCTCGCCCTGACCCTTGTGTTCTGTTTCTTCTTCACCTCCGTGGCCGCCAACGCCATCGCCACCACCGCCCGCAACCCCGTCTCCGGCATGACCATGCTCACGATCATCGTGTCCTCGGTGGTGCTGCTCCGCTTCGGACTCTCGGGAACCACGGGCATGTTCTTCGTCATGGCCCTGGCGGGCATCGTCTGCACCGCCCTCTCCGTGTCCGGCCAGGCCATCACCGACCTCAAGACGGGCTACTGGCTGGGCTCTACGCCCGCGGCCCAGGAGAAGCTCAAGTTCCTGGGGGTGGTGGCCTCCGCGATCGCGGTCGGGCTCACGATCGTGCTCCTGGCCCGGGCCTTCCAGTTCGGCGAGGCCATCCCTGGGGACGCGCGCGTGGTCCTCCCCTCCCCGCAGGCCGCGATCATGAAGTCGCTCGTGGAGGGGTTCATGAGCCGCCAGCCGGTGGCCTACCTTCTCTTCGGCAGCGGGGCCATGATCGCGCTGGTGATGGAGATGCTGGGGGCGCCCGCCCTCATCTTCGCGCTGGGCATGTACCTCCCCCTGGAGCTGAACACCCCCGCCCTGGTGGGGGGGTTCCTGGCCCATTTCCTGAACCGGCGGGCGGAGGCGACGCCGGGCCCGCACGGCCAGAGCATCCGCGAGCGGGGCGTGGTCATCGCCTCCGGACTCATGGCGGGGGGAGCGCTGGGGGGCGTGTTCGGGGCCGCGTTGCGGCTCTTCCCGTGGTACGCGGAGGACGGCATCAAGACCCCCTTCTACGACCATGTGGCCGTGGCCCAGAGCCTCTCCGCCCTGATGTTCGCGGCCTTGTGCGCCTACATCTGGTTTAATTCGCTGCGCGAGCCCAAGGACGCCTAA
- a CDS encoding NAD-dependent deacylase, whose amino-acid sequence MAPPPARFRLDGGTWLLVLTGAGVSAESGIPTFRAAGGLWESHRVEQVASPEGFAADPALVWRFYSERRRKARACEPNPGHRALVAMEERLGDRFLLATQNVDGLHGRAGSRRLLELHGNLFLSRCARCDRAPFPDEGAHDSVPRCEVCGTGLLRPHIVWFGEWLDPAHLQRIEAFMQEARSGRFVFLAVGTSGLVYPAAGLVSAARRAGAETWLVNAEPPENRLLFEHVVEGQSGRVLPEFLTWA is encoded by the coding sequence GTGGCTCCTCCCCCCGCCCGGTTCCGTCTTGACGGAGGGACCTGGCTCCTCGTCCTGACGGGGGCGGGCGTCTCGGCGGAGAGCGGGATCCCCACCTTTCGGGCAGCGGGCGGGCTCTGGGAGTCGCACCGCGTGGAGCAGGTGGCCTCCCCGGAGGGCTTCGCCGCCGACCCCGCCCTGGTCTGGCGCTTTTACTCGGAGCGCCGGCGGAAGGCCCGGGCCTGCGAGCCCAACCCCGGCCACCGGGCCCTGGTCGCGATGGAGGAGCGGCTGGGGGACCGCTTCCTTCTGGCTACGCAGAATGTGGACGGGCTCCATGGTCGGGCGGGCAGCCGCCGCCTGCTGGAGCTGCACGGGAACCTCTTCCTCTCCCGCTGCGCCCGCTGCGACCGGGCGCCCTTCCCCGACGAGGGGGCACACGATTCCGTTCCGCGCTGCGAGGTCTGCGGGACGGGCCTCCTGCGGCCGCACATCGTCTGGTTCGGGGAGTGGCTGGACCCGGCCCATCTGCAGCGGATCGAGGCCTTCATGCAGGAGGCGCGCTCCGGTCGCTTCGTGTTCCTGGCCGTGGGCACCTCCGGTCTCGTCTATCCCGCGGCGGGCCTCGTCTCCGCCGCCCGCCGCGCGGGCGCGGAGACCTGGCTCGTCAACGCGGAGCCCCCGGAGAACCGGCTCCTCTTCGAGCACGTGGTGGAGGGCCAGAGCGGGCGGGTCCTGCCCGAGTTCTTGACCTGGGCCTAA